The DNA sequence GCTGCTCAAAACTCACCAGCCCCCGCATGTTTTCTCCACTAGGTTTCCGGACAAGGAAGACGGCTTAGAGGACATCACTCCGTATGACGAGCGGGCGGAGCGCCTCAAGCACATAGATGGAGTCTTGGGCACTGCAGATTGGGCGCCCCGCAAGACGAGCAGCAGCATCAAAAAACACCGCAACTCAACAAGTGATCAGGAGAGCCACCACAGCCAGTCACCACCGCAGTCCCGGCATCACAGCCGGTCCCCGCCACCGTCAGTCAAGGGCTCTAAGAAGGGATCGTCCAAGGAGCGGCCTTCCCAGCGGCACCGGCTTAGCCCTGGCCGGTCGTCCTCCCGGAGCCCAGTGGTTAGGGATGTGGCTTTGGATTCGGATGATATGCTTGTGGACGTGCGTGACATACGGCGACGTTCTTTAGACAGCACTCTAAAATCAGACTCTAAGGAATTGCCGCTGGCTTCCGTGTGCAGCAAGCTGGAGGCATTTCAGGACTCTGGTGCCGAACGgatacgcagcagcagcagcagtagcagtcgTATGAGGAGAGACGAGGATGTTAACTCAACAAGTGATTCCCCATCACAGCTGGAGCGCAAGAGACGCTTATTGGGGCTCAAGGAGAGTTCAAGTGGTTCACGCCCAGAGGACAGCCGCAGTGACACAGACTGTGCCGAAGGTGATGAAGAGCTGTCTGTACGATCTGACAGCAAGTACCTTTCGAAGCAGGTGCAAGACATTCTAAGCTCCAGTGATGGCGAGTGTTCCCCCTGCACTGACGGAGCTGCCAGGAAGAAGGGGAAGGGTTTGCCAACCGACACATGTGCAGTGGCCAGCCGTTCGCGACCGGCCAAAGACATTCCCAGTGTTGTGTCCAAGAGGTTACCCACGAACTGTAGGACTGCGGGTAGCTTTGAGGCTAAATTTTCTGTGGAAGTGCCGAGTGTCAGGGTGGGGGAATTGTTGCAGAGTTCAAGGAAGCAGGTGGATCCACGGCGGCAGCTTGACCACAACAAGGTGTCCTCCACTGTGAGCAGTTACCTTCGTGCAAAAAAGGTGCACTCAGACAAGCTGGACCTGTGTGTGGGGGGTGACCGGTCAAAGATGTGTGACCCGAGCCTGGTCTCGTCCACGGACAGTGAGATGGGCTCACAGGATGCGTCCCTGCTGGCGCACTTGGCCCACAGACACGGTGAGGAAGGTATTGACGAGGTGTCCTCGTCGAGTGACAACCCCCAGCCGCCAGTACGGACGCGACCCTTTCGTGAGTCCAGCCCGCTGTCCCTGCCCCTGCCCAAGTTTGCAGCGGCATTGCGCTCACCTAAGGCATCTCCTTGTGTGGCTGCATCCCCGATGGCCAACTCGCAGAGCCCACATGGCAACTGTTCACCCCTGAGTGCCTTGAACACCAAGAACGGACCCGTGTTCCCAGAAGCCCTGGCGCGGCCTGAGAAGCCAGTGGAAGAAAAGCCAGCGGAAGTGATCCCGCCGGAGTCGGTGCCCGAGGCTCTATCCCCAAGTCCATCCCCCAAAGGGCTGAAGGGCCCTTCCGATTCCAAGCTGCCCGAGAGTTCTTCAGACTCGGAGAGCTCATTGCCTTCCCCAAATCGTCCGTCCTTTGATGAACAGATACGGGCACTCGATGAGAGGTACAACGCGCTCACGGGACCCACTCGAACATTCACGGGCCCTTCGATGGCAGGTTGCACAGTAGAGACACCAGCACCAGTGACCATCGACTACAACAAGTACAACATCAAAAAGAGGCCAAGGTTTCCGGCGCTTTCTCAGGAGTTTCGCACTGAGCCATCGGAGATAATGAAGACTCTACTGGCCAAGACCACCATCCTGGACCAGGACTCCAAGCGGCTGGAGCACATCAACGAGAAGTATGAGCCGAAGGATGTCAAGCTCGACCTTTGCTCGAGCAGTGCCAAGCCATTGTTTCGTACCAAGGCAGCTGCCAAGGAGTTCTCAACTCCACTGTCACTCCCTTCCCTGGGCTTTTCTTCGTGCGCTCCTGCCACTTCTACTGCTCTGCCCCAGGGTGCCTCTAGTCCAAGCTTCACTCATGCAAGCACCGCTGCTCCTGGAGCGTCCCCTAGCCAAACAGTTCCTAATTGTCCTTCTCAGTGCACCACAAGCCAGACACTTGCAGCTCCAGCCCCACTGGCGGCACCAGAGCCTCATCCGAAACATGTGCCGCTGATGGTTGCAACGCCTTATAATGACGTTCCTCCCACAAGGACTGTTCCACCCTCCATACTGCGGCGAGACTCTTCTCCACCCTGTGCAGTGAAACAGGAACCATTCCAAAGCCCGCCTCGAAATCCCACACCTTTGTCACCCCCTGCTGCGGTTGTGGTGAAGAAAGAGGTGATGTCACCAAGGGCTTCTTCGTTACTTCGGCGAGACTCTTCTCCTCCGGTTGTGGTCAAGCAGGAACCCTTCCAGAGTCCACCACGAACTCCCGCTCCACCTTTGCCTCTGGCTGTGAAGAAAGAGCCCGGGTTGGAGAACATTCCGACGAGGAAAGATAGCAGGAATCGAGAGACATGCACGGTCAAGCTGGAGCCCGCAGCTGTGAAGGAAGTGAGTGTGAAGAAAGAGGCACACAAAGACAGCAGCACTAAGAAAGAGTCCAGGAAAGAGTATCAGTCATCTTCCTCCAAGAACATTCTGAGGGAGCATCATGCCACTTCTGATGCTTCTTGCAACTCGGTGTCACATAAAGAAAGGAGAGATTCGCACTCTCACGACTCTTCGGACCTACCTGCACCCCTTCCACTGGCAGCAGTTAAGCAGAGAGTGTCATCTATTGACAGCAACGAGTCTGATTCAGCAAAGTCATCGCGATCGAGTGATGCCTACCTTGAAGTTCCCCCAGAAGCTACATGGAACCGAAGCGAAGATGAGAGACGTTCCATAGAACCAGAAGCGAAGCGGCCAAAGTTGTCACATTCCTCACGGGAGAGAGACAGCTTTGATAAAAGCCACTCATCCAGCAAGTCAAGCTCATCACATTCAAAGAAATCTGAGAAGCGGCTCGagaagtcgtcatcctcatcgtcgtcgtctttcaaGTCTGAGAGGACAGAAAAATCACATTCGTCCCACTCATCGAAAAACGAGTCTGGTGACAAGCAGGATATGAAGTCGTCATCCGAGTCCAAACGTGATAGCTCTAAAAGCAAAGAAGACAAGAAGTCATCTAAGTCAAGGGACAGCAGGGAAAAGTCACGGGACCGACCTAAGGAAAAGGAATCGAGTAAAGAGAAAGGCCAGGACTCTAAGCATGGATCTTCTTCTGGGTCTCACACCAgaaccagcagcagcagctctaaGCAACGAAAAGAGCATGGGTCTGACCGTTCCGAAAAGGATAAGTCTAGATCTGAGAAGCGTACTTCATCAACAAGCGAACAATCAAGGGACTCAAAATCAAAGTCCAagagcaaaagcgaaagccactCCGCATCGGCCCCTCAGGCGTCCGACTTCTGCTTCCTGGATGATGAGCCTGTCTATTTTTCCATGTACGACAAGGTGAAGGCACGTTCTAGCCAAAACCAAACCCTAAAAGATCAAGCAAACATGGAAACCATGCGGCAAAAGTTCAGCCGGCTCAAGCAGAGTCGTGCCAAGAAGGGGAAGTCTGCGGACATGGACTCAGATCGGGATTCGGATCTTTCTAGTCACCACTCCTCCGACTCCGAGACCAAGTCTAGGGTTCCATCTCACAAGTCCAAACAACTCACCAAGAAGCGCAAGCTGGTCATCGAGAGCTCGTCTGACGAAAACGAACAGTCGTTTGCGATGCGGCTCTTACACAACAAGAACGATGACAGCAGTGACTTTTGCTCTGACTCTGAGATGGAATCGTACAAGGAAGCCTTCAACAAGTGCGAGGAGAGAAAGGTGGACATTTCTGATGTTGAAACCTCAGATTCTGACGAACCATCTCACATAATGGCGGCATCTCGAAAACAAAAGCGAAAGCAGCGTCACTCCTCTGAGAAGTCCACAAAGTCTCGGCATGGGAAATCTGATATAGAAAGCTCGGATGCAGACATCAGCAGATCGCTAAAGAGAAAGGAGCTCAAGAAGAAAGCAATGCGCAAGCCTAGCATTCTCAAATCTGATGCTGAAGGCTCTGACGACGAGTGCCATCCAAAGACAGATGAAGGCAAATCGGTCAAGCAGAGATTATCAAGACAAGAGGATATCAGAGACAAGTCAGACATATCCCACACCAAGGAAACTGTTAGTCATAGGAGCAGAAGCAGTAGCAAAAGCAAGCGGCCAAGCAAGGACACTGACGAGTCCAAACATGAAGAAGATTCTGAACTGTCTAGGCAAAGGCACTCCAGTAAAAAGCGGAAAAAATCTAAGAAGTCATCTaagttaaaagaaaagaaatcaacaGAAAAATCCAGTTCATCATCACTGGCTGCTCCATCACAGAAACGGTCTGACACACACTGGGATGTCGGAGAGATGTTAGACGAGTCTTCAGTGTCTTCAAAATACATTGGCTCGCCAAAACAAACACTGAATTCACCACCTGTCCTGCAGCCAAGCATTTTCTCTGATGTGGAAATGAAGTCAGAGCTGTCAGATTACGACTTCGAGGCATCATCAAAGCCGACAGAAAAGCTCAAGGACAGGAATCCCGAGGCATCATGGGACAGCAAACACAATGTGGCAGTAGAGTTCTCCCCTGTAAAGGAGATCAAGCAGGAAAGAGAAGAAGCAGCAAGTGCTAAGCGAGAGAGTGACTCTGAACTTGACAAGATCGTCGACGCTCTGACCGAAGCTGTTGAGCCACGAGGTCCTGCGGTACAAGAGTTTCCTGCCACAGACAAAAAGGAAGAGTACGAAATGGATAGGTTGCCCTATGATGATGTTACATGCGATGTACCATCTACAAGACATCTTAGCGAAGATGATGACAAGGAATCATCTTCGAGGCAGGATGACGGGAAAAGCAAAGAacacaggaagaaaaagaagcagtcaAAGGAGAAGAAGCGAAAGCACAAAGAGGATGTCGTCCTACAGAGTTCCCCGGTGCGAGAGCCTATCGAGGAACCTGCTCCAGCATTTCCAGCTGCACTGGATGAAGACAGCAAGCTCACTGAGGACATTCGTTTAGATGAGGACATAGCAGAGGAGGCAAGGCGTCTTGAAGAGGAACTGCTGGCACAGTCTGAGGAGACCAGCACGTTTGGTGACGGAGACAATGTGCTGAGGAGGGAAGAGAAGCCACTGCAGGCAGAAAGGCACTTTGAAGAAGAAGCCGCCAAGGAAACAAAGCGACTTGAAGAGGAGCTGTTTTCGTCGGGCAGGGACTCATGGCATATGAAAGACGAGAAGGTTTACGATGACGTTGCACCCCAGAAGGAGCCCAAGACCGATGTTCTGGATGTGTCCTCAGCAAAAGATAGCAGCTATTCTAGCCTGGTAGCAACGGAGGAGTTGCCAAGCCGCCATTCAGAGTCACCGCACTACCTCAGCCACGACGTGCCAGAGCAGTTCAAGATCGACGACAAAGAGCAGAACACGTATGAGCTTGACAGCCCAAGGAAGATGGAGGACGACCTGGCAGTTTATGCCCTGCTCCAAGAAATGGGAAACGACGGCATCTCTGCCCCGGAACTTCCAAAGGAGCCTGACTACCTTGACCCAATGGTgcagcatcatcagcagcagcacgaGGAGTCCATGAGCTTTTTGCTGCCTGATGAGAGCTCGAGCTCCCTCCAAATAGACACATCTATGCCAGATCTCACACAAGAGGAAAGCCGGGAATCTGGTGGTGCCCTTGAGTTCACAGACGCTCTGCAGTCTTTgcaacagccacagcagcagccacaaccaccacagcagcagcagcaactacAACACCAGCAAGAGCAGCCACAAAGTGAACAACATGAAGCGCTCTTGGAAAAGACTGCAGAAGGTCCCATTGAGGAATCCTCCACATGTGAAAATGCTGAGGAAGAGCCAGTGAAGGATGTAACATCAGAGCCACCTTTGCTCATTGATGCTAAAGAACCTGAACCAAGCATGGTGCCACCCAAAGAGCTTCCCGATCTCACAAGAGCTGCACTGCAACCAGAAGGGCACACTACATCAACAGAAGAGTCTGACATTGCTGGAACCACAGCAGCTAAGCCCGAGAAGCAGAGGCTCAAGCGAAAGCGGCGGCGAAGTTCAAGAGCCGAGAGTGCCAGTCAGCGACTTCTGTCCGATACAGACGAAGAACACCAGTTTGTTGGTGACAAGAGGTACGAACAGCCAGAAGAATCCCTTCCAGCCGACCCATACCAACCTGTCAAGGAAGAACCAAGGCCGTCGCTCACAGAAAGCACCCTTCTTCCTTCTACAGAGGAGTCTGTAGAGGAGAAGCCTGCAGATGTCACAAAAGCTCCAGCTGAAATGTTGAATGATGAGCCAAGCACGTTACCACAGCATAAGGCTCTCCAAGTTACAAAGGAGGAAGAATTGAACGATGCCCAGACTGCACTTGCTTCTGACGTTGCGGCTGAACCCAAAGAAAAAGCTGAAGACATGGAAATGGTGGAAGAGAACAACGAGGATACAGCAGACTCAAGGCCAAGCAGTATACACCAGGCTGAGGTCCCCATTGAGAATGACAGTAGTAAGGATCAAGAGATGTTTGACGACATGTCTCACCGTGCACCAATTCTTGATATCATTGAGACCCTTAGTTCTCCAGTTGGAACTGGTGACGCTCAGGAGGGTGAGCAAGACGAAGTAGTACACCAGGAAGCTGACTCTTCTGGCGAACAGCTGGACAACACTCTTTCAGCAGAAGAAACTCCAGCACATTCCACCGAGCCCACTGTAGCAGGAACAGAAGGTGTCAAGCGCAAAACAGGGAGCCGCAAGGGACGCAAGACAAAATCGAGGAGGGCCTCTGTACCTCGCCTGGAAGCCGCTGATGCCCCAAAAGTTCCTGCAAGGAGAGGCCGTGCCACATCGGCTGACAAAGTGCGGCGCTGCCTAAGGTCAGATAATATTGAGAACACGCTGTCCGAGACGGAAGATGCACCTACATTCCCATCAGGCGAAGTCAAGAATGAAGTTGGTAGTTCGGAGGTTGAGTCACTGCAGATTGGAGGTGAAGCACAGCACCAtgatgaagaacggctgaggctCTCGTTTGACAGCAGTACATCCAAAGAGAGCACTGAATCATCTGCTGCTCCGGCTACAAGCCTCGCTGGTGGACATGGTACAGACAACACCCTACCTGAAGAGAAGCTTGGTGATTTCTGCATGGATCCATACAAAGAGGAACCGAAAAAGAGGAGAGGTCGAAAGAAGAAGAGCTCTGGTGAGCATCATCCAGGTCGCGTATCACCTGTTCTTGACAAAACATCTGATCTGAGAAGTGAAGAGCACGATTTCAAAGATACAGATAAGCAGAAAGAACAACGACCACTCTTCATTTGCACGCGACAAGGCACAGCAGTGCATGAACACAAGTTGACGAAAGGCAGCACAGCCAGTGCCTATGACGTGTACGAGTTCAAGGATTCTGAAGATGAAGAGGACACCCAGTTCGGGGGTACTGATTGGCAAGTGGCACCCGAGAAGCACCTCGAGAGGCACATAGAGGCCACCCCAAAGACTGCCGACCACGCCATCCATGATGAAAGCAAGACGCACGAGTTGAGACCCGCCGAGTGTCCAGCCTTCGAAGGCAAGCTCCAAGAGTCTAATGCTCACGATGCCAGGCTACACGAGACCAAGACTCATGAGCTGAGATCTCATGATGCCAGTAGAATGCACGACATCAAGAGCCATGATGGCAAGGTTCATGACAGCAAGACCAACGAGACTGTCAAGACTTATGACACCAAGGCCCATGATGCCAAAGCAAGCGACGCCAAGACCAATGAGGTCAAGGTATACGAGGTCAAGGCACACGAGGTCAAAGCTCACGAGTCACAGCATGAGAAGCGGCACGACGAGAGCAAGCACAAGGCCTTCCATCATGAAGACAAGGAGGCTAGCACCAAGGAGTATGTCACCGAGCTGAGTCAGCATGGCAAGATCTCTATCACTATCCGTCTGCACCAGAAGGACGGCCATGATGGCAGCTCATCCAGCACAGCTGAAGTGGTTAAGACATCAGAAGCAGTCGCTGGGGACGACACTCGGCAGGAGAAGGTGCCACCCGCCAAGCAAGAACCATCCGATGCACATCAGATCAAGACCAGGAAGTCAGCTCGGCTCATGTCGCAGGCCAATAAGACCACCATTGATGAGACCATTGAAGATGTAGTCAAAGGTAAGGCTCTTTATGCTTACTTACTGCAGGCTCTTTTCATGCCCCTGTCATGACGCTTCATATTGTAAAGAGCTGTTTTAGTAAATCAGTAAGGACTGAGCAAAGTGCTCACTGTATTCGGAGCTTTTCTGCAAATGGGACTCACTGAAAACCCCTATTTCAATCCACAACCGTGTTTATGAACACTGCAGAAGCATTCATCAAAAACATTCAGTTGAGGCAGCAGCTAGTTAAGCAGGCTTGCCAAAAAATTGTAACATATTATATAGCGAGCTCAGTGACACAACTTGTTAACTTTGGTAGTGATGACAGCTGAATGGAAACTTCGTCAGAAGACTGCCACATGTGCTGGGGTTTCTTGGTAGTTAATACCGTAAGCTTTTGTTTCAGGCCTGCTGATTGCTCCAGGAGTCATTTTTGTTGTTACTGCTATGTGTAAAATTTTACTATATTAGAATTCCAGTAATGGGGTCTGCTGTTATTAGGCTTTGCTTGCCTAGGTGTTCTCAATAGTCAAAAGCTTTTCCTGGTATCATACTTACCCAAACTAAGCAACAAGCAAAATTTGTTATCAGCAGGCTTGACTGTGTGTGCAAGCGCGTGAGTCACAGTTACATTTATCTAGTATAATAGTGCTGCAGCCACTGTCAAAACTTTTTGAGCTGGCATAAGGTACAGATGAGTAAGGCTGGTCGTACATTTGCTGAACCTCACAGGACACTTCAAGGCACCTGAAGATGAAGGTGACTTGCACTCTGAAGGGCCAATGACCCGAGCTGCTCGAAGAACCAGGTCAAGTAGGCGGAACGAGGAAGTGTCATCAAAGGTCGAGCCAGAGGGCGCCGCTGAAGTCACAAAAACCAAGAATGAAACCCCAGTGCTTGTTATTGCAGACAACAAGGTCAAGGATAACATTGAGGAGAACAAACCTGTTGCACCTGTTTCTGCTATAGTTcttccaccaccaccagcaccaccaccaccagcagtaGAAACATTGAGTTCAGTAACAGATGCAGAGCACACTAGCAAGCCAGAATCCAAGATGTCTCTGCGGTCCTTCAGGTTCACACGATCTGCTGCAAAGGCAGAAATGTCAAAGGACACAGGAGTGAAGGAAGAACCTACCCATGAAGTTGAACCCTCCAAAGAAGACCTGTCCTTGCAGCAACAGTCTCGGCCAGAAGCAACTCAAGCAGAAGCCTTGCAGGCAACGCTTACTCCACCACCGACGAGGCCTGAACAAGTGGCTGTCAAGGATGAGCAGAAAACAAAAGCCTCTGCAGGACTGTGTGAAACTGAAGACAGTGACTCACGACAGAGCCCAACAGAGCTCATTGACCCTGTCACTGGCTTCCTGACACCTGTAAATAAAAATGGAGAACCCTCAGTAGCGGCGGGGGCAGCAGTCCCAGCAGCAGCAT is a window from the Dermacentor variabilis isolate Ectoservices chromosome 3, ASM5094787v1, whole genome shotgun sequence genome containing:
- the spen gene encoding spen family transcriptional repressor split ends isoform X3, translated to MADSSSWYGKVQSVKIRRDADGVCATVSFIDLRSAAKAHVAENKLDDRLLKTEYYEPAAATLFSHDDGAAGASSSSASAAAASRVAPSALVAPGGTVGAGGGGSALVGPGCPPSAAVAPPGAPYAPQGPARNPRFVDERGYYYDRTGDRDPYVRRTTGYHDEDSYQSRGRSRDRYARSAASNASAYQDGTDRCQASSILPGQYGSGSHFRSHGVSPRQPAPLPQSSHFDPQGGYGLSPAGEPYPDEKDSGSPSAARGGLASRRGSAVSSTVTSPPQQPQLQSQTQQRCHNKHGSRSQSRSRSSSRSSSCSRLGSSSSKIRSSSSDSSCRSLSPNKSPTHHSSSSTKASRGERPASAVTAPSSSSFLQSTISTPNTSSTNANNGSSSSGNCLQNNNSLDGSTLGDREDKRPLGICVRNLPVRSTDTSLKDGLFHEYKKHGKVTVVKVIGQGTERYAVVCFKKPEDVEKALEVSKDKLFFGCKIEVTSHEGLDGEDNEFRPLEAELDEYHPKATRTLFIGNLEKDITTTELRKHFDQFGDIIEIDIKKQGSASSYAFIQYADIASVVKAMRKLDGENLGANRIKLGFGKSMPTMCVWLDGVTDLVSDKFLSRTFGRYGPVSFAAIDRERGHALVYFDSLECAQHAVAEMRGRVLGGKKLQVRLLHTVPMFLEANLKVDFASRECQTAFFDKIEMSGQVLQGERPWERRDRRQEFDVIRDERFPRDSRGVTFDGRGYSRYEAQQRSAGRGPFRGLQRGGTYNSRGRGQPFQGRYDSGVYHDEFGERRHRFPDKEDGLEDITPYDERAERLKHIDGVLGTADWAPRKTSSSIKKHRNSTSDQESHHSQSPPQSRHHSRSPPPSVKGSKKGSSKERPSQRHRLSPGRSSSRSPVVRDVALDSDDMLVDVRDIRRRSLDSTLKSDSKELPLASVCSKLEAFQDSGAERIRSSSSSSSRMRRDEDVNSTSDSPSQLERKRRLLGLKESSSGSRPEDSRSDTDCAEGDEELSVRSDSKYLSKQVQDILSSSDGECSPCTDGAARKKGKGLPTDTCAVASRSRPAKDIPSVVSKRLPTNCRTAGSFEAKFSVEVPSVRVGELLQSSRKQVDPRRQLDHNKVSSTVSSYLRAKKVHSDKLDLCVGGDRSKMCDPSLVSSTDSEMGSQDASLLAHLAHRHGEEGIDEVSSSSDNPQPPVRTRPFRESSPLSLPLPKFAAALRSPKASPCVAASPMANSQSPHGNCSPLSALNTKNGPVFPEALARPEKPVEEKPAEVIPPESVPEALSPSPSPKGLKGPSDSKLPESSSDSESSLPSPNRPSFDEQIRALDERYNALTGPTRTFTGPSMAGCTVETPAPVTIDYNKYNIKKRPRFPALSQEFRTEPSEIMKTLLAKTTILDQDSKRLEHINEKYEPKDVKLDLCSSSAKPLFRTKAAAKEFSTPLSLPSLGFSSCAPATSTALPQGASSPSFTHASTAAPGASPSQTVPNCPSQCTTSQTLAAPAPLAAPEPHPKHVPLMVATPYNDVPPTRTVPPSILRRDSSPPCAVKQEPFQSPPRNPTPLSPPAAVVVKKEVMSPRASSLLRRDSSPPVVVKQEPFQSPPRTPAPPLPLAVKKEPGLENIPTRKDSRNRETCTVKLEPAAVKEVSVKKEAHKDSSTKKESRKEYQSSSSKNILREHHATSDASCNSVSHKERRDSHSHDSSDLPAPLPLAAVKQRVSSIDSNESDSAKSSRSSDAYLEVPPEATWNRSEDERRSIEPEAKRPKLSHSSRERDSFDKSHSSSKSSSSHSKKSEKRLEKSSSSSSSSFKSERTEKSHSSHSSKNESGDKQDMKSSSESKRDSSKSKEDKKSSKSRDSREKSRDRPKEKESSKEKGQDSKHGSSSGSHTRTSSSSSKQRKEHGSDRSEKDKSRSEKRTSSTSEQSRDSKSKSKSKSESHSASAPQASDFCFLDDEPVYFSMYDKVKARSSQNQTLKDQANMETMRQKFSRLKQSRAKKGKSADMDSDRDSDLSSHHSSDSETKSRVPSHKSKQLTKKRKLVIESSSDENEQSFAMRLLHNKNDDSSDFCSDSEMESYKEAFNKCEERKVDISDVETSDSDEPSHIMAASRKQKRKQRHSSEKSTKSRHGKSDIESSDADISRSLKRKELKKKAMRKPSILKSDAEGSDDECHPKTDEGKSVKQRLSRQEDIRDKSDISHTKETVSHRSRSSSKSKRPSKDTDESKHEEDSELSRQRHSSKKRKKSKKSSKLKEKKSTEKSSSSSLAAPSQKRSDTHWDVGEMLDESSVSSKYIGSPKQTLNSPPVLQPSIFSDVEMKSELSDYDFEASSKPTEKLKDRNPEASWDSKHNVAVEFSPVKEIKQEREEAASAKRESDSELDKIVDALTEAVEPRGPAVQEFPATDKKEEYEMDRLPYDDVTCDVPSTRHLSEDDDKESSSRQDDGKSKEHRKKKKQSKEKKRKHKEDVVLQSSPVREPIEEPAPAFPAALDEDSKLTEDIRLDEDIAEEARRLEEELLAQSEETSTFGDGDNVLRREEKPLQAERHFEEEAAKETKRLEEELFSSGRDSWHMKDEKVYDDVAPQKEPKTDVLDVSSAKDSSYSSLVATEELPSRHSESPHYLSHDVPEQFKIDDKEQNTYELDSPRKMEDDLAVYALLQEMGNDGISAPELPKEPDYLDPMVQHHQQQHEESMSFLLPDESSSSLQIDTSMPDLTQEESRESGGALEFTDALQSLQQPQQQPQPPQQQQQLQHQQEQPQSEQHEALLEKTAEGPIEESSTCENAEEEPVKDVTSEPPLLIDAKEPEPSMVPPKELPDLTRAALQPEGHTTSTEESDIAGTTAAKPEKQRLKRKRRRSSRAESASQRLLSDTDEEHQFVGDKRYEQPEESLPADPYQPVKEEPRPSLTESTLLPSTEESVEEKPADVTKAPAEMLNDEPSTLPQHKALQVTKEEELNDAQTALASDVAAEPKEKAEDMEMVEENNEDTADSRPSSIHQAEVPIENDSSKDQEMFDDMSHRAPILDIIETLSSPVGTGDAQEGEQDEVVHQEADSSGEQLDNTLSAEETPAHSTEPTVAGTEGVKRKTGSRKGRKTKSRRASVPRLEAADAPKVPARRGRATSADKVRRCLRSDNIENTLSETEDAPTFPSGEVKNEVGSSEVESLQIGGEAQHHDEERLRLSFDSSTSKESTESSAAPATSLAGGHGTDNTLPEEKLGDFCMDPYKEEPKKRRGRKKKSSGEHHPGRVSPVLDKTSDLRSEEHDFKDTDKQKEQRPLFICTRQGTAVHEHKLTKGSTASAYDVYEFKDSEDEEDTQFGGTDWQVAPEKHLERHIEATPKTADHAIHDESKTHELRPAECPAFEGKLQESNAHDARLHETKTHELRSHDASRMHDIKSHDGKVHDSKTNETVKTYDTKAHDAKASDAKTNEVKVYEVKAHEVKAHESQHEKRHDESKHKAFHHEDKEASTKEYVTELSQHGKISITIRLHQKDGHDGSSSSTAEVVKTSEAVAGDDTRQEKVPPAKQEPSDAHQIKTRKSARLMSQANKTTIDETIEDVVKGHFKAPEDEGDLHSEGPMTRAARRTRSSRRNEEVSSKVEPEGAAEVTKTKNETPVLVIADNKVKDNIEENKPVAPVSAIVLPPPPAPPPPAVETLSSVTDAEHTSKPESKMSLRSFRFTRSAAKAEMSKDTGVKEEPTHEVEPSKEDLSLQQQSRPEATQAEALQATLTPPPTRPEQVAVKDEQKTKASAGLCETEDSDSRQSPTELIDPVTGFLTPVNKNGEPSVAAGAAVPAAASDSEALSRIVKPQSQQTASNVVESKPAPASSSVEASTPSWTIPPQSNAVGDTKAQLKEAKPPLELIQRPPVLAHAGAAKSHGILQGPVIHGRPAPQAVVTTMLPSELQKVSAAHMRPEAAVSKPSEMPVGPAVAAIKIPEQQAPSSMPISTSVPTGAMPAHFVGAKGLSLPPVGQPPVSLGQPPAVSLGQPSVSLGQPPVSLGQPSVSVGQPPVSVGQTPVSLCQPPVSLGQPSMSLGQPSLGVWVGARPPIGPQYPPSFTSLAGQQHLARGVHSSVVRTPSLPQQEAATKMPGPAHAMVGGPNSAQVHCNQPKMEGPPTQLPVAQQTHHHPQQHIQPHQSHPQQHSQLHVPSPHQQLLQQQQQHQVPQQQASQHKVSQHHHQALQPPQQQHQHQQQQQQQGPGLHPPHHPGEIKGVPVSVAQHLQSPPQQPHVVATSHIKAEGFAMPSQAVGRVGPASRTPPAPVPRQLTLVEGVVPSRSQGLPQQQGPAIMTQAPTKIHEPRTPVGSKGTMSGMQHAAKQAGGFLQPPFGGYEPSGMPGSSHAATGGSAGVTPPGGGVIAELLQNPHLMQQHKNYQLAVAASQYMGGGPLGRPGASLHVGGPGQSATPPQELLHLRPSPGQQLLVAGHLGMHTPDLSAYMHHQQMLYAAAQHPHYALPPEAQGLRFAYPPGGFRAPPEPRDGVTKESRPPPPLKGSDAEPTLAEGAPKDVPSKELLRPPFPPLRQTSPRVASSPQERVTDSPAVASPYGLRGAGHLGPTDKGPSSDEPPKPPAAHQGFHEPTGGLGGSPPFLHSPGGALALKKEADVAKKGVPFERRQTGLEAPLHHGPPPAHALAPPPAAPRSQPQTPPHASQVPPQGDSFLLQRYPVMWQGLLALKNDQAAVQMHFVSGNSRIAVASLPPMTDGCTPPVRIAQRMRLEQTQLEGVARKMQMLDEHCILLALPCGRDHMDVLQQSNNLRNGFINYLQLKQAAGIVNAAAPGSQQPAYVIHIFPSCEFSNENLARIAPDLLHSVSDIAHLLVIIATV